CCTCCAACATCATCTGAATCTACTTCAACTCCAGATGACGGTCATAGCGTTGACAGTAATAATATGATTGCCTGCAACACAGCAGAACTCATCGTCGTTTCAAGTGATTCATCAACACCTGTTAACTCTTCATCAGAAATAACAAATATTTCCAATTCTCCAGAGTTAGCAAGTTTGGCAGATTTACAACCACTAACTCTAAAAAGACTAAAGGAGTTAGCCAAATTCCACAAAATCCCTGGTTTCTCTCGCATGAAAGAAGAGAAATTAGTAACCAAACTACATGGTTTAGCAACCAAGGAACAAATTTTGTAGTTATAAACCTCAAGTCTCAAGCAGATTTGGGGTTATTTTTTTGCAGGGTTTGCGCCCAATGCCGTAAGTAATCAGTGCGCTAGGCGCAATTAGGATTGATACTGGGCTGTTTCCAATACCAGTCCTCAAATCAGCCTGTAGCAAATCATTCATTTGGTTTCATAACTGGAAATGCGCTATCGCGCTATTACCGTGAAAAAAATTGAGTATCCAAGGAAAATATTATGACTCAGCAATACATCAATAAAGTTGATTTAGTTGGTCGCGTTGGTCAACCACCTGAAATCCGCTATTTCGAGTCAGGTGCGATGAAAACAGCCTTGACTCTTGCTGTCAAACCTCCCTACAGAAGTGAATCTCCCCTCTGGTTTGATTTAGAACTTTGGGGAAATATTGCTCAAGTAGCAGCAGACTGGGTTCAAAAAGGTTCTACTATTGGCATCACCGGTGAAATAATCTTCGATAGATGGACAGATAAAAACACAGACGAACTCAGACAAAAACCAATAATTCGTGTCAACAATCTAGAACTCATCAGTTCTGCTCAACGGAAAGATTCTAATGAAACTGGTGATGACCAAAACTCAATAATTAACTCCAACTTCTAGAAAACCAAATACATCCCGCAGCATAGCATTTGCCTGTGGGATGTTTTGGCTGGAAAGCGCAAAGCGCAGTTGTAATGAAAAATTTACAGTTCAATCACAAGGATAGACCATGATTAACTCAACCCAAACTATTCGACTGCTCACTATTGATGAAGCCTTTGACAGTCAAGGAATAAAGATTGTCTATGGTGAATGTGCTTTCTCCTTCTATTCAAAAGATGGAGTAGTAGAAGACACAATTCCTTACAGAACCAAGGGAGCAGCAGCAGTTTCCATCGCTGAATCAGGAGTGAACGCTACTGGTATCGCTATGGGATATTTGGATATTAACGTAGTGGATAGCGGTAAGGGATATAAGGAAAAGAAAACTGCCTTGGTTATCCGCACGTTCATCTGCACTACCACTGGTAATCGCACTCATACACCAACTGCTACCCCTGTTGTTCAACCAACACCACAGGAAAATACTCAACAGCTAGTTGGTGCTGGTGTAGCCACAGCATCTAACAACGGGCATTCTCGGACTACTAATATTTCTAACATTCCCTTCTAATGATCTTACTTCTGGCTGCTTTGCCAGAGGTATTTTTTTCTGTGAGAAGTCCCTTAGTTGTCGAAAAGTGGTTTAATATCCCATCTAGGGACTCACTTTATAAATAAAATATCAGTCGATATCTATATCAAGTAGAAGATTCCAAAACTTGATTGGGACATTCTAAAATTACAAGTCCCCTACCACCAACAAGATTCTAGACAATTCACGATAAACTAGAGTGCAAACAATGATCACAATCTCTTTTTGATTGTAAGATTTAGTAAAAAACCTGATTGTAAGGAGACACCGCATGATTCGCATCATTGCGCTATTTAACCAGTCTGGCGGTGTGGGGAAAAGCACTTTAACAATGAACTTGGGGTATCATTTAGCGCAACGTCATCCTAACCGTGTGCTGTTGATTGACATGGACCCCCAAGCAAGCTTGACCACATTTATGGGGCTGGAACCAGAGAATCTCACAAAAACTGTGTACGAAGCTGCCGTTGGAGAAGAAGCATTAGCCATACATCCTGAACTGATTCATGGACTGTCGTTAGTTCCCTCAAATATTAACTTAAGTGCTGCCGAGCTTGAATTGGTATCTGCCTTAATGCGAGAAATGCGCCTCAAAAATGCGATCGCTCCTGTATTGGACAAATACGATTTTATTTTGATAGATTGTCCTCCGAGTTTGGGTATTTTGAGTGTTATCAGCTTGGTGGCAGCAACCCACGTTTTAGTTCCAATTCAATGTCAATTCAAATCGTTTCAAGGAACGGACTTGCTCTTAAATACAGTAGCGACACTCCGCAAAGCTGCAAATCGTTCTTTGGCAATCGCCGGATTTATACCTACAATGTATGATGCTCGTACTGCTCAGGAAAGCAGAACTTTCAAAGCCATCTCAGAACAACTGTCACCACTTGCGACAGTCTACGACCCAATTCCCAAAGCCATTGCTTTTGCCGACGCTAGTGAGGCACGATTGCCTTTAGCATTATTCAATCGCAAACATCCAGCCGTTGATGTATTAGAAAAAATAGCTTTAGGTTTAGAGAAATTGAAGTGATTACCAATAAAAAAGACCAACCCTATACCAGTCAGTTGAAAGGCGTAGCTGCATTGCTTGGAGATAGCGTTTACCCAACTGAAGATGCTACTAGCACCCCGCATACAATTGCCATCAACTCTATAAAGCTGCCTAATTCTCAGCCCCGGCGCTACTTTGATGCAGAAAAACTAGAACAGCTGGTAATATCAGTTAAAGAACACGGTATTCTAGAGCCTCTTTTAGTCCGTCCTCTACAAGAAGGACAATATGAGTTAGTTGCAGGGGAGCGGCGGTATCGAGCAGCCCTGACGGTAGGACTAGAAGAAATACCCGTTGTTGTTAGAGAACTCAACGATAGAGAAGCCTTGCAGTTATCGCTTGTTGAAAACCTGATTCGAGAAGATTTGAACCCAATTGAAGAAACTGAAGGTATACTTCAGCTTTTAAGTTTGAGATTAAATCAGGATGTCAGTAACGTAGTTTCACTTCTCTACCGAATGCAAAATGAGACTAAAGGTAAAGTTACCCAAAACGTTTTGGGTAGTGATGATTCAGAAGCTATAGAAGCTGTATTTGATGCCTTGGGAATGATAACCTGGGAATCTTTTGTCAGCAGTCGTCTACCGTTACTGAAACTGCCGGAAGATGTACTAGATGCCTTGCGGAAAGGTGAAATTGAATATACCAAAGCCACTGCGATCGCTCGTGTCAAAGACTTATCACAACGAATCGCACTCTTAGAGGCGACAATAGCAGACAGTCTATCACTAACTCAGATTAACGAAAGAATCAAAGCAACTCGTCAGGTAAACCCAGAACCACCTTCACTAAAGATTCGTTATAAGGAAGCATCGAGCCAATTACAAAAAGCGAAGATTTGGGAAAATCCTAAAAAGCTTAAAGCTTTGGAAAAACTGCTGGCTCAGATAGAAGCACTTTTAGTTGAAGAATAAGTAGCTAGGCGCAATTAAATATAAGACGCTCAAGGGCATATCCACCCTTTAAACTTCTAGCCTCC
Above is a genomic segment from Cylindrospermum stagnale PCC 7417 containing:
- the ssb gene encoding single-stranded DNA-binding protein, with the translated sequence MTQQYINKVDLVGRVGQPPEIRYFESGAMKTALTLAVKPPYRSESPLWFDLELWGNIAQVAADWVQKGSTIGITGEIIFDRWTDKNTDELRQKPIIRVNNLELISSAQRKDSNETGDDQNSIINSNF
- a CDS encoding ParA family protein, which gives rise to MIRIIALFNQSGGVGKSTLTMNLGYHLAQRHPNRVLLIDMDPQASLTTFMGLEPENLTKTVYEAAVGEEALAIHPELIHGLSLVPSNINLSAAELELVSALMREMRLKNAIAPVLDKYDFILIDCPPSLGILSVISLVAATHVLVPIQCQFKSFQGTDLLLNTVATLRKAANRSLAIAGFIPTMYDARTAQESRTFKAISEQLSPLATVYDPIPKAIAFADASEARLPLALFNRKHPAVDVLEKIALGLEKLK
- a CDS encoding ParB/RepB/Spo0J family partition protein, producing the protein MITNKKDQPYTSQLKGVAALLGDSVYPTEDATSTPHTIAINSIKLPNSQPRRYFDAEKLEQLVISVKEHGILEPLLVRPLQEGQYELVAGERRYRAALTVGLEEIPVVVRELNDREALQLSLVENLIREDLNPIEETEGILQLLSLRLNQDVSNVVSLLYRMQNETKGKVTQNVLGSDDSEAIEAVFDALGMITWESFVSSRLPLLKLPEDVLDALRKGEIEYTKATAIARVKDLSQRIALLEATIADSLSLTQINERIKATRQVNPEPPSLKIRYKEASSQLQKAKIWENPKKLKALEKLLAQIEALLVEE